The DNA sequence TCGACGTGATGCGCTGGGCCCTGGCGCAGGCTGACCCGGAAGGCTGGCTGAACGCGGATGCGGAAGAGACCGACGCGCTGATCAACCGGAATGACGGGCCGTTCAAACGCGCGCTCGACCGCTACAAATACCCGAACCGTTACGAGGATGAAGGCGCCGACCCGGCTGCAAACCGCGACGCGGGCCTCGCCATCCTGCGGGACCTGTCAGAACGGATTGCGGCCCATGGCGGGCAGCTGTGCGGCGCCGCACCGACGCTGGCCGACATGGCGATCTTCCCCTTCGTGCGCCAGTTCGCCCATACGGACATGGACTGGTGGGAAACCGCTGCGCCCGGCCCGGTGAAAACCTGGCTGGCCGGGCACAAGGAAAGCGCCCGCTTCCGCGCGATCATGGCGAAATATCCCCAATGGGCGCCGGGCGATGCCGAACCTGCCTTACCTCTTTCCGGGCCTGTTGCCGGTTAAGCTGCACCCGCCCGCTTTTGCCCCCTTGCAAAATCCGCCGCGCGGCGTAAACAGCCCGTTCTTCGGCACGGAGTGTAGCTCAGCCTGGTAGAGCACTGTCTTCGGGAGGCAGGGGCCGGAGGTTCGAATCCTCTCACTCCGACCATTTCATCGCGGTCCGGCTTTGCCGGACTTTTTGATCCAGTGGATCAAAAAGAGCGATGAAATGCTCGACGCGCAAGCAAGAGCCATTCCCGGCAATGAAGACTTAAGCGCCAGCAAAAGCGCCCGCTGAACCCCAATTGACAACCCGCCCCGACCCGGCCTATTGCCCCGCGCAAGGGTTCTGAGCCCCTGCCGCCTGCAGACGTCCCGTCACGGTGAAGCTCTTTCAGGACATCTCTTCCCTCACCCTCGATGCATTTCGACGGTGGGTAATGCAGGCCCCCACCCCAGTCGGAATGCCTCATTTGAGGAGTGTGTGATGTCTTTACGATCATCGCCCGGCAATCAATTCCTGACGCGGCCGCCCGGCCGGGTGTTCGCGGCCAATGCCCTGCCCATGATGCTGATCATGCTGATGAACGGGCTGCTGAACGTTATCGATGCGGCCTTTCTGGGCCATTTCGTCGGCACCGATGCGATGACGGCCATTGGCCTGGTCTTCCCGGCCATCATGGTACTGATCGCCTTGTCGACCCTTGTCAGCGGAGGCATGTCCAGCCTTCTGGCCCGCCAGCTGGGCGCGGGCGATACCGATGGCGCAGGGCAGACGCTGGCCAGCGCCCATGGCCTCGCCCTGGCCATTGCAACCATGGTGATGATTGCCTTCCTGTGCGGCGGGCGGGCAGCGGCGAACCAGCTGTCCGCCTCTGACCCTGCCATCGCCGACATGGCCTTCACCTATATGGCGATCACCGTGCTCGCTTTGCCGATCCAGTTTGCCCTCGGTCTGCATGCGGACACATGGCGGAATGAGGGCCGGGCCGGACTGGTCGCGCTCCTGTCCGTCGGCGTGACACTGGCCAATATCCTGCTCAACTATGTTCTGATCGGTGAGTTGGGCCTGGGCGTCGCGGGCTCAGCCTGGGGCACGGCACTGGCGCAACTGTTCGGACTGGGCCTGCTCCTGTGGCTGCGGTGCCGCGGGGGAGGCATCGTGCCGCTGCAGGCCCTGCGCCGGCATCGCTGGACCGGCAATTGGAGCCGCCTCGCAGGGCTCGGCGCGCCGCTCAGCCTCAGCTTTATCGGCATGGCGCTCGTCTCGTCCTGTGTGATCGTGTCCCTGCGCCTGACCGCCGGAGCGGATTATGCAGACACGATTGCCGCCTATGGCATCGTCACCCGAGTCCTCGGCTTTGCCTTTCTTCCGAGTATGGCGTTTGCGCTGGCCCTGCAGAGCATTGCCGGGAACAATTGGGGTGCCGGCTTACAGAGCCGTGCACGGAGCGTTTTGAAAATCGCCCTTCTGACGGCCCTGGCCTACAGCCTCTGCATGGAAGTCATCTTCCTGACCGGCGGGGCGGCCATCGGATCGGCCTTTATCGGCGATCCGCGTGTCATAGCGCAGGTTTCCCACATCCTGCGCCTGATGGGCCTGCTCTACCTGTTCACAGGCCCCGTGCTCTCATTGGCGCTTTACTTCCAGGCCATCGGCCAGCCGCAAAGGGCCGGGCTGCTGACCCTGTCGAAATCCTTTGTGCTGTTGCCTGCGCTGATCGCTGCGCTGGCCGCGGCACGGGGGGCGCAGGCGATCTGGTTTGCCTTTCCGCTGTCGGATGGGCTGACCCTTGTTATGGCCGCCGCGCTGGCGATCCCCGTACTGAAGGCTGCGCCAGAGCGCGCCACCTGCAGCCCGGCGCGATAGTGCCCGGCACCAAAGAAAAAGGCGGGCCGGAAAACCGGTCCGCCTTTGCTCTTTTCGTGTTTGGTCCGCGCGGCCTAGCCTTTCAGCAAGGCACGCACAGCGGTCAGGGCCTCTTCGGCTTTGGAGCCGTCCGGGCCACCAGCCATCGCCATGTCGGGTCGGCCACCGCCGCCCTTGCCGCCCACAGCTTCGGATGCGGCCTTGACCAGATCCACAGCGGAGAACTTGTCCGTCAGGTCTTTCGTGACCCCGACGGCCACACCCGCCTTGCCATCGGCGACGCCGACAAACACCACGATGCCGGATCCGATCTGCGCTTTGGCCTCATCGACCAGCGCACGCAGATCCTTGCCGCCGACGCCCTCGGCCACACGGGCGAGCAGCTTCACGCCATTGATCTCTTCCGGGCCTGCCGGTGCGCCGCCGCTGCCACCCATGGCCAGCTTGCGCTTGGTTTCGGCCAGATCACGCTCCAGGTTGCGCTTTTCTTCACCCAGCGTGGCGACACGTTTGGGCAGGTCTTTGAGCGGCACTTTCAGACTGCTGGCAATATCCGCCCCAATCTGTGCACGGGCTTTCAGCCAGGACAGCGCCTCCGCGCCGGTGGCCGCTTCGATCCGGCGCACACCGGCAGAGACACCACTTTCCGACGTGATCACAAAGACGGCAATATCGCCGGAGCGTTCCACATGCGTGCCGCCGCACAGTTCGACCGAATACCGGCGTCCGTCGCCTGTTCCCATGGACAGCACACGGACTTCATCGCCATATTTC is a window from the uncultured Hyphomonas sp. genome containing:
- a CDS encoding glutathione S-transferase; protein product: MPDTAAPILYTFRRCPYAMRARLALSSARLDIRVREVVLRDKPAAMLEASPKGTVPVLVLPDGRVIDESLDVMRWALAQADPEGWLNADAEETDALINRNDGPFKRALDRYKYPNRYEDEGADPAANRDAGLAILRDLSERIAAHGGQLCGAAPTLADMAIFPFVRQFAHTDMDWWETAAPGPVKTWLAGHKESARFRAIMAKYPQWAPGDAEPALPLSGPVAG
- a CDS encoding MATE family efflux transporter, whose protein sequence is MSLRSSPGNQFLTRPPGRVFAANALPMMLIMLMNGLLNVIDAAFLGHFVGTDAMTAIGLVFPAIMVLIALSTLVSGGMSSLLARQLGAGDTDGAGQTLASAHGLALAIATMVMIAFLCGGRAAANQLSASDPAIADMAFTYMAITVLALPIQFALGLHADTWRNEGRAGLVALLSVGVTLANILLNYVLIGELGLGVAGSAWGTALAQLFGLGLLLWLRCRGGGIVPLQALRRHRWTGNWSRLAGLGAPLSLSFIGMALVSSCVIVSLRLTAGADYADTIAAYGIVTRVLGFAFLPSMAFALALQSIAGNNWGAGLQSRARSVLKIALLTALAYSLCMEVIFLTGGAAIGSAFIGDPRVIAQVSHILRLMGLLYLFTGPVLSLALYFQAIGQPQRAGLLTLSKSFVLLPALIAALAAARGAQAIWFAFPLSDGLTLVMAAALAIPVLKAAPERATCSPAR